The Mucilaginibacter rubeus genomic interval TGATGTATTCCCTGTCTTCGTCGCTTAGTGTATCGGTGTTGTCTTTTTTGTGTAGGGCGTCATGATACCCTTCAATATCATACTTCTGTTTTTTGGGCCAGGCGACAATCAGGCCGAGCACAAAACCCGTTATGGCAACTACAAGCATCATCATTAGTTTAGATACCCTGAAAGTGGCGAACAGAAATTTGAAGTAAACCTCATCTGTGTTTTGCATCAGGACGATGGTAAGCAAAACTGCGATGGCTACAATGACTATAGTTTTAATGCTCATGATGAATGTTGGTTTTAGAGTAATACAATATCCGCTTTTTAAATGTTTAATAAAAATTGATCTCCGGTAAATTGATGTCCCGAAATCTGATTGAGCCGGAGCGGTAGGAATCTTTGTCTTTTTACCTCCACTTATTTACTGCTGCCTACAGTGTGGGGTATTCTCGTTGCTTTTAAGATTTCGGCATTTCGTTTGGCCAATGATAACGCTCCCAAAACAGAAGTAGGTCGAGCCGCATAAAACGTTGCGCCTTATTTTTTCAGGGCTAAGATTTGTGCACCCAACTTTCCCGCAGCTTGTGGTTTTGGCAAATTTTGATGCCTGAAATTTCTCCGGCACAATCGTACGAGAGTGAAAAAAAATCAATACGAAGGCGAGCTCTGTATACAAGCAGGAGAGATGCGCTGATTTTTTTTGATTCCTGAATAATTACTTCACTACACTTTGTAAAACCATTGCTGTATTTACCTTGATTGAAACTTTTACCTTATGTAATATGATTTAATTATTTGATTATTAAAATTATATAGTTGTTTTAAAAAGCGATAATTTTAATTACTAATATTTTTAGTTTTTTATGATTTTACTTAGCTTGCTTATTGTTGATTTATTGTTTATATAAACAATATAAATATCTCATTTTTAGTTTTATATTTTTGTTAATTAAATGTATATTTTAACTTTTAAAGTTTAAAATAATCGAATGAAATCCAATTTTATGAAATTGACTGTATGATTTTGTGATTTTAATTTGATACACTAAGTAAAAAATGGATTTTGTCGCTATTTTGCGCTGAAGTGTTGATTGAGCCCGGAATACCCAAAAAAATTAGAATCGCTCTGAGGGGCTAAAAATGGCCAAAACTGGTATGGGGAATTTGCCCCTATTTGGGGCTGGAAATTATAAATACAGGAAAGATTTGAATTTTAAAACAGCTGTCCGATAGCCGGCGGAAGTACTTTTTTGGTAACCGATTTTATGAAGTGAGGATGTGGAAAATGAAAAAATCAGACGCGGTTTTTACTCCTGGTAATTTGCTTCTGCGCTACGGGGTATAAAAAAATTGTAGATAAAATAAGGACTGCGCCACCCCAAAATCCCAGGGTCATTTTATTGATGTCTCCAAAAAAAATGAACGACATGATGATACCGTACACCGGTTCAAGGTTGGTGATGAGCGCCACCCGAAAGGCCGACAGTTCGCGCATTACGGATACACCCGCAACGTAAGCGAGCGATGTGCACACCGTTCCAAGCAGTACCAGGTAACCGATATCTGCGGGCTTCAACAGCATGGCCCGGGTATAGCCCGAGGTTATAAACAGGTATATGGAGATCCATACGAAGGCGCCGGAAAGCTCGTAAAATGCAATGACAGGAGCTTGTATTTTTTGTACCTGGCGCGAGTTTATGATAGAGAAAAGGCTTGCACAAACGGCACTCGAGAGCCCGGTTATTATACCCTTAGTGTATCTGCTTTCAAATTTAAAAATCAAAACGATGCCGGTAATAATTAAAAGCCCGGCCAGGATCTCCAGTTTTGAAATGCTTTTTTTATTGATCAGCGGCTCAAAAATTGCCGTGAAAAGTGTGATGGATGAAAGGCAAACCAGCGTTACCGCGACGGTTGAAAGTTTGATTGCGGCGAAAAAAAGGATCCAATGAGCACCTACAATTGCGCCGGTAAGTACCAGTTTTATCAGTGATTTTTTATCGATCTTAAAATCGGTTTTGTTGAATTTGAAATACAAAAACAACGAAACAAAGGCTATAAGTACCCTAAACCATACCAATTGTACGGCCG includes:
- a CDS encoding lipopolysaccharide assembly protein LapA domain-containing protein, which codes for MSIKTIVIVAIAVLLTIVLMQNTDEVYFKFLFATFRVSKLMMMLVVAITGFVLGLIVAWPKKQKYDIEGYHDALHKKDNTDTLSDEDREYIS
- a CDS encoding DMT family transporter, with protein sequence MAQNTPSTLNKNLIILHFTVFVWGFTGILGALISISAVQLVWFRVLIAFVSLFLYFKFNKTDFKIDKKSLIKLVLTGAIVGAHWILFFAAIKLSTVAVTLVCLSSITLFTAIFEPLINKKSISKLEILAGLLIITGIVLIFKFESRYTKGIITGLSSAVCASLFSIINSRQVQKIQAPVIAFYELSGAFVWISIYLFITSGYTRAMLLKPADIGYLVLLGTVCTSLAYVAGVSVMRELSAFRVALITNLEPVYGIIMSFIFFGDINKMTLGFWGGAVLILSTIFLYPVAQKQITRSKNRV